One window of the Rufibacter radiotolerans genome contains the following:
- a CDS encoding DEAD/DEAH box helicase family protein encodes MNLRIDLEKLRKETPHYTSGKNPREHQKDAFQKMSELFTFKNGEHKAGILVLPTGAGKTFTAVRWICKNVLPKNAKVLWLAHTGHLLDQAFETFKENLLEIPPTRNTVNIRVVSSASEHSKAANIKETDDVLIITTQTAISNTNVDALDGNGEKRKTAFEKFIESSKGERLFVVLDEAHHAPAYGCRNLLIGGNEAKEGLRQLVPNSYFLGLTATPSYSDARRRGWLWEIFKDKIIFEAKKGELIKQNILAVPNYIQRNTGEEFEVSDQQYNALVREHKELPEDIIEKLARDSVRNDYIVEEYLSGEYGKTIIFADRWFQCVYIKEKLMQKAKERGLNLRVDAVFSTSHSGGSVEERNRRTSEENTRILKQFKGNELDVLLNVKMLTEGTDVPDVISVFITRQTTSNILLTQMVGRGLRGKGAGGGMSKEVANIVFFVDNWKRVINFAIPENGGTESSEPKVRGSYPIEFISIKLIEELSRKIESGLVFSNKPFLESIPVGWYETEILVTVEDSTEYFREYVIVFESTRPKFEQFISYAKENLSVEWEKDNLDEDYAQHQAEEWVTKFFSEEDNSTNTLDLDLIKIARHLAQAKAIPAFFSFAERDSHDLSRIARELLQFNEFDVQDKLFSIYHDSAFMWGTFYRSYDRFKTAFDAERNRIYHIHRFGSEPAAAPVSHGEENNGYRELSEAEKKQVFLRDNHTCQACGKQKDKGRKVKFQVDHIVPFKFGGETSISNSQTLCSICNGLKGVNEINFKVYRTPLKAPKDLKPLLKPTTSSAEMIDEVLRRTLNTFYHCQAVSDIICDVRPRSKHRYHWIVELYEGNNPEWLNAHKEALVSFVQKELGYPELKELEIR; translated from the coding sequence ATGAATTTAAGAATAGACCTTGAAAAATTAAGGAAAGAAACCCCCCATTACACATCAGGTAAAAATCCCCGGGAACATCAGAAAGACGCTTTCCAGAAGATGTCAGAGTTGTTTACCTTCAAAAACGGGGAACATAAGGCCGGTATTCTGGTGCTCCCCACAGGAGCCGGGAAGACCTTCACCGCCGTAAGGTGGATCTGCAAAAACGTACTGCCCAAAAACGCCAAGGTTCTCTGGCTGGCACACACCGGCCACCTGCTTGACCAGGCTTTTGAGACTTTCAAAGAGAACCTCCTGGAGATTCCCCCTACCAGGAACACGGTAAATATCCGTGTCGTCTCCAGCGCCTCTGAGCACTCAAAAGCAGCTAATATCAAAGAGACAGATGATGTGCTAATCATCACCACCCAGACTGCCATTTCCAATACCAACGTAGATGCTCTGGACGGAAACGGAGAGAAAAGGAAGACTGCTTTTGAGAAGTTCATCGAAAGCTCTAAGGGTGAAAGGCTTTTTGTGGTACTGGACGAGGCGCACCACGCACCTGCTTATGGTTGCAGAAACTTATTGATTGGAGGAAATGAGGCAAAGGAAGGGCTTAGACAGTTGGTCCCGAACAGCTACTTCTTAGGGCTTACCGCCACCCCAAGCTATTCTGATGCAAGGCGCAGGGGCTGGCTATGGGAAATATTTAAAGACAAAATCATATTCGAGGCCAAGAAGGGCGAGCTAATCAAACAGAACATCCTGGCCGTCCCTAACTATATCCAACGGAACACGGGGGAAGAATTTGAGGTCAGTGACCAGCAGTATAATGCCTTGGTTCGCGAGCACAAGGAGCTTCCCGAGGATATCATCGAAAAACTGGCCAGGGACAGCGTCAGGAATGACTATATCGTAGAGGAATATCTGTCAGGGGAGTATGGCAAGACCATCATCTTCGCTGACCGCTGGTTTCAGTGCGTCTACATCAAGGAGAAGCTCATGCAGAAAGCAAAGGAGCGGGGGCTGAATCTTCGGGTGGATGCGGTTTTCTCCACCAGTCACTCAGGCGGTAGTGTGGAAGAGCGGAACCGGAGAACCTCCGAGGAAAACACCAGGATTCTGAAGCAGTTCAAGGGAAATGAATTGGATGTGTTGCTGAATGTCAAGATGCTGACCGAGGGAACAGATGTGCCTGATGTAATCTCTGTGTTCATCACCCGCCAGACCACGAGCAATATCTTATTGACCCAGATGGTGGGTAGGGGTTTGCGCGGGAAAGGTGCAGGCGGTGGTATGAGCAAAGAGGTGGCCAACATTGTTTTCTTCGTGGATAATTGGAAAAGGGTTATAAACTTCGCCATCCCAGAAAACGGGGGAACGGAGTCGTCAGAGCCTAAAGTAAGAGGTTCTTACCCAATTGAATTCATCTCCATCAAGCTCATAGAGGAACTGTCCCGGAAAATAGAGAGTGGCCTTGTGTTCTCCAATAAGCCCTTCCTGGAAAGTATTCCCGTTGGCTGGTATGAAACAGAGATCCTGGTGACCGTGGAAGACTCTACTGAGTATTTCAGGGAGTATGTCATCGTATTTGAAAGCACCAGACCTAAGTTTGAGCAGTTTATTTCCTATGCCAAAGAAAACCTTTCGGTAGAATGGGAGAAGGACAACCTAGATGAAGATTACGCGCAGCATCAGGCTGAGGAATGGGTTACTAAGTTCTTCAGTGAAGAAGATAACTCCACCAATACCTTAGACCTTGATTTAATAAAGATTGCCCGCCATTTGGCCCAGGCAAAGGCGATTCCAGCCTTCTTCTCCTTTGCTGAACGGGATAGCCACGATCTAAGCCGAATCGCAAGGGAGCTCCTGCAATTCAACGAGTTTGATGTTCAGGACAAGTTGTTCAGCATCTATCATGACAGTGCCTTTATGTGGGGCACCTTCTATCGGAGCTATGACCGCTTCAAGACAGCCTTTGATGCCGAACGTAACAGGATCTACCACATCCATCGCTTCGGGAGTGAACCCGCCGCCGCACCTGTATCTCATGGCGAAGAAAACAACGGCTATCGTGAACTCTCTGAGGCGGAGAAAAAGCAGGTGTTCCTAAGGGACAACCATACCTGTCAGGCTTGCGGGAAGCAGAAAGACAAGGGTAGGAAAGTTAAGTTCCAGGTTGACCACATTGTTCCCTTTAAGTTTGGGGGTGAAACCTCCATCTCTAACTCCCAAACCCTCTGTTCCATCTGCAACGGCCTGAAAGGGGTGAATGAAATTAACTTCAAGGTCTACAGGACACCGTTAAAAGCCCCTAAAGACTTGAAACCGCTATTGAAACCAACAACGTCAAGTGCGGAAATGATAGATGAGGTGCTGAGACGAACCCTAAATACCTTCTATCACTGCCAGGCAGTTTCGGATATCATCTGTGACGTTAGACCAAGAAGTAAACACAGGTATCACTGGATTGTAGAACTATATGAGGGAAATAACCCTGAGTGGTTGAATGCACACAAAGAGGCTTTGGTGTCTTTTGTACAGAAAGAACTCGGGTATCCAGAGTTAAAGGAATTAGAAATCAGATAG
- a CDS encoding SanA/YdcF family protein, which yields MLKKLVILLSGVFILIVFLLALADSHIEGATEKFVYSNMDDLPYNRVGLLLGTSKSTRRGATNWYFKNRITAAKALLNGNKVKYLIISGDNSRRGYNEPQDMKDALIKEGIDSSRLYLDFAGLRTFDSVIREKEVFGQSKITIVSQLFHNERALYIAQRLGLEAIAFNANDVRSRGGLKTKIREKFARVLAIADFIFGTEAKFLGDFIPIGDKG from the coding sequence ATGCTAAAAAAGTTAGTGATTTTGCTTAGTGGGGTATTTATATTGATTGTTTTCCTTTTGGCTTTAGCTGATTCCCACATAGAAGGGGCAACGGAAAAATTTGTTTACTCAAACATGGATGATCTTCCCTACAACAGGGTGGGTTTACTGCTAGGTACATCAAAATCAACTAGGAGAGGGGCCACAAACTGGTATTTCAAGAACCGCATAACTGCTGCGAAAGCGTTGTTGAACGGAAATAAGGTGAAGTACCTGATCATCAGCGGGGACAATAGTCGTAGGGGTTATAATGAGCCCCAGGATATGAAGGACGCCTTGATTAAGGAGGGAATTGACTCTTCTAGGCTGTACCTAGACTTTGCCGGTCTCCGAACATTTGACTCAGTCATCCGGGAGAAAGAAGTCTTTGGGCAGTCAAAAATTACCATCGTGTCCCAGCTGTTCCATAATGAGAGGGCACTGTACATTGCTCAAAGACTGGGGTTGGAAGCCATCGCTTTCAATGCAAATGACGTGCGCAGTAGGGGAGGGTTGAAAACCAAGATAAGGGAGAAGTTTGCCAGGGTACTAGCTATCGCTGACTTCATATTTGGTACCGAGGCAAAATTCCTTGGGGATTTTATTCCTATAGGAGACAAAGGTTGA
- a CDS encoding protein kinase domain-containing protein — protein sequence MANKQEILTAIKNLDVFLKIPELKGAEVRLNPNGRPFAITGGFNMVFQLTHNSKKWAFRVWHVSMGETKERYQAISKYLAEKKLRYFADFIFEEKGILVNGDLLDTVRMEWLEGVLLKEYLEQNLHNRAALETLAANFILLFHDLHINQISHGDLQEGNILINANGDIRLIDYDSVCVPAIEGEKDLVTGLKGYQHPSRFKQSRASLKADYFSELVIYLSILAISENPALWGKYQVKDSCYLLFSETDFENLKASAIFNDLKGLSTKIDKLLAILINFIKTKDYTNLSTFTSYLLPPKINEFLADKEVILQGGEVVLAWETENTLEVRISNVQASFTSSGHYLLKPKSSEEYCLKAVGFFESQEQKIKIKVFPTPEIRDFSSSFSKIKPGKVTTLRWSCSNCERIELYDGTYSYDVTNKTSLDVNPTITQLYKLRVTGYASLQVKEAVLNVQVLPDTKIDEFTASKLITIQTVPTILRWKVRNGAQLILNPGEIDITGTSNLEVCPSTSSTYELIVRHELHESRRTLRIDVTPLPRIENLRLPHAPQLKLNPPNKVWPLLPELLSGEIPVNEQDEIFVNQVLPGRFPYSGSISRFLTQLFPHLEKAKSTLLYKTIFYIKNFLAVIAGVDGETFKHAEAGRKSWDSIGLNVLIAGVMAGASMASLIVLLGFKYLLLWLWLGLITMFSIMVLWRLGLRFLVPNLNKPIFYTGLIFFLITLSFVISAPMEAILLTVADPEYRLEVTPILEQLIHWVLLKNGEYALIVLRGALRVCSFIILGLPFYMAWSVRKGTYAYLKNSRADLEIIMTTK from the coding sequence ATGGCGAATAAGCAGGAAATACTCACAGCTATTAAGAATCTTGATGTCTTTCTTAAAATCCCTGAACTGAAAGGAGCTGAGGTAAGACTTAATCCTAACGGGAGACCTTTTGCTATAACAGGAGGGTTCAACATGGTGTTTCAACTTACACATAACTCTAAGAAGTGGGCCTTCAGGGTATGGCATGTGTCAATGGGCGAAACGAAGGAAAGGTACCAAGCGATTTCCAAGTATTTAGCAGAGAAAAAGCTGCGTTATTTTGCAGACTTTATATTTGAAGAAAAAGGCATCCTTGTTAACGGGGATCTACTGGATACAGTCCGCATGGAATGGCTAGAAGGAGTTCTTCTGAAAGAATACCTGGAGCAGAATTTGCATAATAGAGCAGCTCTGGAAACTCTTGCTGCGAACTTTATTCTTCTATTTCATGATCTACACATAAATCAGATTTCCCACGGTGATCTACAAGAAGGAAATATTCTTATTAACGCAAATGGTGACATTAGATTAATAGATTATGATTCAGTTTGCGTCCCTGCTATAGAAGGTGAAAAGGATTTGGTGACCGGATTAAAAGGATACCAACACCCATCAAGATTTAAACAAAGTCGTGCCTCTCTAAAAGCAGATTACTTCTCTGAACTAGTCATTTATTTATCTATTCTTGCCATTTCCGAAAATCCGGCCCTGTGGGGCAAATATCAGGTAAAAGACTCCTGCTATCTGTTATTTAGTGAAACAGATTTCGAAAATCTAAAGGCCTCTGCAATCTTTAATGATTTAAAAGGATTATCCACCAAGATTGATAAGCTCTTAGCCATACTTATTAACTTTATCAAGACAAAAGACTATACTAATCTCAGTACATTTACTTCTTATCTTTTGCCTCCAAAGATTAACGAATTTTTAGCCGATAAGGAAGTTATACTTCAGGGTGGGGAGGTAGTTTTAGCTTGGGAAACAGAAAACACACTAGAAGTAAGAATTAGCAATGTGCAGGCCAGCTTTACAAGCTCAGGGCATTATTTGCTTAAACCAAAGAGTTCTGAAGAGTATTGCTTAAAAGCGGTTGGTTTTTTTGAATCTCAGGAACAGAAAATAAAAATAAAAGTATTCCCAACTCCAGAGATTAGAGACTTTTCTTCTAGCTTTTCCAAAATAAAGCCTGGTAAGGTGACCACCTTACGGTGGAGTTGCAGTAATTGTGAACGAATAGAACTTTATGATGGAACATATTCCTATGATGTTACCAATAAAACGAGTCTAGATGTAAACCCTACTATAACCCAACTTTACAAGTTAAGGGTTACCGGATATGCATCTTTGCAGGTTAAAGAAGCTGTGCTAAATGTACAAGTACTGCCTGATACTAAAATTGATGAGTTCACTGCAAGCAAGCTAATAACTATTCAAACTGTTCCAACCATTTTGCGGTGGAAGGTAAGGAATGGTGCTCAATTGATTTTAAATCCTGGTGAAATAGATATTACAGGAACTTCTAATTTAGAGGTGTGCCCAAGCACCTCCTCTACTTATGAACTTATTGTGCGGCATGAACTTCATGAGAGTAGAAGGACATTAAGAATTGATGTAACTCCCTTGCCAAGGATAGAAAATTTACGTCTGCCTCATGCTCCACAATTAAAACTGAATCCTCCCAATAAGGTTTGGCCCCTGTTACCTGAGTTACTTTCAGGGGAAATTCCAGTAAATGAACAAGATGAAATTTTTGTTAACCAGGTTCTGCCTGGCCGTTTTCCTTATTCTGGTTCAATTAGTCGGTTTTTGACTCAGCTTTTCCCACATCTGGAAAAGGCAAAATCAACCCTCCTTTATAAGACTATATTTTACATAAAAAATTTTCTAGCTGTGATTGCTGGAGTAGATGGAGAAACTTTTAAACATGCGGAGGCGGGTAGAAAATCTTGGGACAGTATTGGTTTAAATGTTTTAATAGCAGGCGTTATGGCTGGAGCATCAATGGCATCACTTATTGTTCTCTTAGGCTTTAAATACTTACTCTTATGGCTTTGGTTAGGCCTTATAACGATGTTCTCCATCATGGTTCTTTGGAGGTTAGGTTTGCGATTTCTTGTTCCAAATTTAAATAAACCAATATTTTATACAGGCTTAATCTTTTTCTTAATTACTCTGTCCTTTGTTATCTCTGCTCCAATGGAAGCTATTCTTTTAACTGTAGCAGATCCTGAATATAGATTGGAAGTAACCCCAATCTTAGAACAGTTGATACACTGGGTTTTATTAAAGAATGGCGAGTATGCTCTAATAGTATTAAGGGGTGCATTAAGGGTATGTAGTTTTATCATATTAGGCCTTCCGTTTTATATGGCTTGGAGTGTCCGCAAAGGAACATATGCCTACTTAAAGAATTCCAGGGCAGATCTAGAAATAATAATGACAACAAAGTAA
- a CDS encoding DUF4236 domain-containing protein yields the protein MGLSFRKTIKIGPLNITLSKTGIGVSIGAGGVRVGGNINGDKSINASLPGTGLSFKKRFSSKRKN from the coding sequence ATGGGCTTATCCTTCAGAAAAACAATCAAGATCGGACCTTTAAATATTACCTTGAGCAAAACCGGAATAGGTGTAAGCATTGGGGCTGGAGGTGTAAGAGTAGGTGGGAATATCAATGGGGACAAAAGTATCAATGCTTCACTGCCAGGTACTGGACTTTCTTTTAAAAAGAGATTTAGTTCTAAAAGAAAGAATTAG
- a CDS encoding DUF4846 domain-containing protein, whose product MKLVYLFFLSVIILTSCIKKKDAIVPNGQTLHDRFPVPDGFTEDKAPLKSYAKYLKEYPLKLHTHKARYWNGRENTNYAYAAVLDLKIFAGRDLEQCADVIMHVKSDYHKSRKEYTSLTFSTFGNQKVVYKGNYQKFLLEAFDRCNTQSLNQDLVQVTDAIKAGDVFNRWKRGKTGHILLVLRVARDSDGNEIFQLAQGGTPAHEMQVIYNERLFSSFNYWFTLDGLPQRFKAKNLYRFKQTKRRPEIATKSIKRGLN is encoded by the coding sequence ATGAAACTTGTTTACCTCTTCTTCCTGTCAGTAATTATCCTGACTAGTTGTATCAAAAAGAAAGACGCTATAGTCCCAAACGGTCAAACTTTGCATGACCGTTTTCCTGTGCCTGACGGTTTTACTGAAGATAAGGCACCGCTAAAAAGCTATGCTAAGTACCTTAAAGAATACCCACTAAAACTACATACACACAAAGCAAGATATTGGAACGGGAGAGAAAATACTAACTATGCCTATGCGGCCGTATTGGATTTAAAGATTTTTGCAGGCCGTGACCTGGAACAGTGCGCAGATGTGATCATGCATGTAAAGAGTGATTACCACAAATCACGAAAAGAGTATACATCACTCACCTTTTCCACCTTCGGCAACCAAAAGGTGGTCTACAAGGGAAACTACCAAAAATTCCTATTAGAAGCATTTGACCGGTGCAACACACAATCACTGAACCAAGACCTAGTTCAAGTGACTGATGCAATAAAGGCTGGAGACGTATTTAACCGCTGGAAACGAGGAAAGACAGGGCACATCCTTTTGGTGCTCCGTGTGGCGAGAGACTCAGATGGGAATGAAATATTTCAATTGGCACAGGGAGGCACACCGGCACATGAGATGCAAGTCATTTATAATGAGAGATTATTCTCGTCCTTCAATTACTGGTTTACTTTAGATGGACTGCCCCAAAGGTTTAAAGCGAAGAACCTCTACAGGTTCAAGCAAACAAAGAGAAGACCAGAAATCGCAACTAAAAGCATTAAGCGGGGGTTGAACTAA
- a CDS encoding protein kinase domain-containing protein codes for MANFPSRTDIVTAMRNPQTSFKSSELIGGNVIQKGSRVVQYSGGYTTVFPFNTKNLKKVAVRCWIADIGDAKRRSQEISAYLDNLCHPYFAGFKYIENALLVNGNMHAVVVMDWVKGKTLKAYIDDNVSAPHTIIAIANKFKEMVEYFHKQNIAHGDLQHGNILVKDDGSLVAIDYDSMYISPLTGMPDVIKGLPGYQHPARGKNQLLNPKLDYFSELVIYLSLLIYAEEPHLWGEYYETEDLLFSKEDFENPDKSLLITKFCNSPNAAIANLSAKLKEELLVKDISELRPLEELMINKLDVAKDSIFDKWDMQPNPPTIKAPIVPSLSSIIDKF; via the coding sequence ATGGCAAATTTCCCTTCTAGGACTGACATTGTCACTGCCATGCGGAACCCACAAACAAGCTTCAAGTCAAGCGAACTTATAGGTGGTAACGTTATTCAAAAAGGATCCCGTGTAGTACAGTACTCAGGGGGCTATACAACTGTATTCCCTTTCAATACCAAGAATTTAAAAAAGGTGGCTGTCAGGTGTTGGATTGCAGATATTGGAGATGCTAAAAGGAGATCTCAGGAAATATCTGCCTATCTGGATAATCTGTGCCACCCTTATTTCGCTGGATTTAAATACATTGAAAATGCTTTGTTGGTAAATGGTAACATGCATGCAGTTGTTGTCATGGATTGGGTAAAGGGTAAAACCTTGAAAGCTTATATAGATGATAATGTTAGTGCTCCCCACACCATTATTGCCATTGCCAATAAGTTCAAGGAAATGGTGGAGTACTTCCATAAGCAGAATATTGCGCATGGTGATTTGCAGCACGGCAACATTCTAGTGAAAGATGATGGAAGCCTTGTTGCTATTGATTATGACTCGATGTATATCAGCCCACTTACAGGAATGCCTGATGTAATCAAAGGTCTGCCAGGATACCAGCATCCTGCACGAGGTAAGAATCAATTGCTTAATCCTAAGTTAGATTACTTTTCAGAACTAGTAATTTATTTATCACTTTTGATTTATGCAGAAGAGCCCCATTTATGGGGTGAATATTATGAAACAGAAGATCTTTTGTTTTCTAAAGAAGACTTCGAGAATCCTGATAAGTCTTTATTAATCACTAAATTCTGCAATTCGCCTAATGCTGCAATAGCTAATCTATCTGCTAAGCTTAAAGAAGAGTTGCTAGTTAAAGATATCTCTGAACTTAGACCATTAGAGGAATTAATGATCAATAAGTTGGATGTAGCCAAAGATAGTATTTTTGATAAGTGGGATATGCAGCCCAACCCTCCTACAATAAAAGCTCCAATAGTACCCAGCTTAAGTAGCATCATTGATAAGTTCTAG
- a CDS encoding DUF4407 domain-containing protein has translation MPYTSIQYFFWLFSGVEISLLKQCPGDYNRQAGIGFTIFMTCLFAALAGGFAAFRFSDGNWIATIVFGFVWGLLIFSIDRSMVVTLKKDPTKEKQSFWEPFLTRLVLAALLAFMISIPLEIKIFEKVINIQLDEDIQNSISNYGSKLKDNTGIEGVAKEEEKQEIIAKEASEKANAANSSIPGWRSLHDEALIFGKSEIDALKYASQARIEKERALAKTYVQKYNPETNQTYIHQERRGRNWNTYLAKRNEEAQFKREARDWGAKKNKKAAEADALAEDYRANQKKLGESAEERKKRETARKDSLQDVIKKEKAEYEKKQKDRGFVRQYVAMENAAKSDAGVWFFLWVIRILFFTIEILPTIVKLKTPLGDYDRKLFYHEKSFALSLANNLEVLRQKEKIRFDNEIAIAKQVEKERYDQEISLNKDILQEIATKQQDIAKRTLKEWHKNEKAKLAPKVSIAQTPITAKPDVILPVVPNVPVSPSFDTGIPSTSHTIPNMPIVTQIEPSVLLRKQWRHLDAKQNEMYIFYNPNEPNNLHKIVEGKLKEKGEWLFDALDKNFITIDLSGKADKYKITSLTENNLSLVHTNGIKRLEMSAVN, from the coding sequence ATGCCGTATACAAGCATTCAATATTTTTTTTGGTTGTTTTCAGGAGTTGAAATATCTCTTTTGAAACAATGTCCAGGTGATTACAATAGACAAGCCGGTATTGGCTTTACCATTTTTATGACTTGTCTCTTTGCAGCTCTGGCAGGAGGCTTTGCCGCCTTTAGGTTTAGTGATGGAAATTGGATTGCTACCATAGTTTTCGGATTTGTTTGGGGCCTGCTCATATTTAGCATAGACCGCAGCATGGTTGTTACTCTTAAAAAAGATCCGACAAAAGAAAAACAAAGCTTTTGGGAGCCGTTTCTCACACGTCTTGTACTGGCTGCCCTTTTAGCATTCATGATTTCTATCCCTCTGGAGATTAAAATATTTGAGAAAGTTATAAATATCCAATTAGATGAGGATATTCAAAATTCGATTTCCAACTATGGTTCTAAACTTAAAGACAATACAGGGATAGAAGGAGTAGCGAAAGAGGAAGAGAAGCAAGAAATAATTGCGAAAGAAGCCTCAGAAAAGGCTAATGCAGCAAATAGTAGTATCCCTGGGTGGCGTAGCCTGCATGATGAAGCACTGATTTTTGGTAAATCTGAAATTGATGCCTTGAAATATGCATCTCAGGCGAGGATAGAGAAGGAACGAGCTTTAGCCAAAACTTATGTTCAAAAATATAATCCTGAAACAAATCAAACATATATCCACCAAGAAAGGAGAGGTAGAAATTGGAACACATATTTAGCAAAAAGGAATGAGGAAGCCCAATTTAAACGTGAGGCAAGAGATTGGGGAGCTAAGAAAAATAAAAAAGCTGCTGAGGCAGATGCCCTTGCAGAAGATTACCGTGCAAATCAGAAAAAGCTCGGTGAATCAGCAGAGGAAAGAAAAAAGAGGGAGACTGCTCGAAAAGATAGCTTGCAGGATGTCATAAAAAAAGAAAAGGCTGAATATGAAAAAAAACAAAAGGATCGAGGATTTGTCCGGCAGTATGTAGCTATGGAAAATGCTGCAAAGAGTGATGCAGGTGTGTGGTTCTTCTTATGGGTAATCCGGATACTGTTTTTTACTATTGAGATCCTACCTACAATTGTAAAGCTAAAAACTCCTCTTGGAGACTATGATAGGAAACTCTTTTACCATGAAAAATCCTTTGCTCTGTCACTAGCAAATAATCTTGAAGTTCTCCGGCAGAAAGAGAAAATTCGATTTGACAATGAAATTGCAATAGCAAAGCAGGTTGAAAAAGAACGTTATGATCAAGAAATAAGCTTGAATAAGGATATCCTGCAGGAAATCGCTACTAAACAACAAGACATTGCAAAACGCACACTCAAAGAATGGCACAAAAATGAGAAAGCGAAATTAGCTCCTAAGGTAAGCATTGCTCAAACTCCAATAACAGCCAAGCCTGATGTTATACTTCCTGTTGTGCCAAATGTACCAGTTAGCCCTTCATTTGATACGGGAATTCCTTCAACGTCTCATACAATCCCCAACATGCCTATTGTAACTCAGATTGAGCCCAGTGTCCTATTGAGAAAGCAGTGGCGGCATCTAGATGCTAAGCAAAATGAGATGTATATTTTTTATAACCCTAATGAACCTAACAATTTGCATAAAATAGTTGAGGGAAAACTTAAAGAGAAAGGTGAATGGCTATTTGATGCACTGGACAAAAATTTCATCACCATTGACTTAAGCGGCAAGGCAGATAAGTACAAAATAACATCGCTAACGGAAAATAATCTAAGCCTTGTGCACACTAATGGCATAAAACGCTTAGAAATGAGTGCAGTGAATTAA
- a CDS encoding vWA domain-containing protein → MSNSNSKQWSSATPGYIIFLVDQSGSMAEKYAENKNKAEFTSLVINRTINELVNTNSDGEKVKDRVFVSIIGYGGKGGNSVDDVRSDYLSSFADNPLRIEKLKKKVSDGAGGLIEIDEEMPIFIEPLANGLTPMGDALSFAKQLIEGWLQKKPENPAPVIINVSDGMPYSGNNGNELNKALTVAKEIMAFQTTDGNPLIFNAHIGNGVPESMFEDSEAALYDDHAKFLFSISSSIPAAYKAAAGKHGLSVKENSRGFVSNAKPETLIQFINFGSSGGSDRIA, encoded by the coding sequence ATGAGCAACAGCAATTCTAAACAGTGGAGTTCAGCTACTCCAGGTTATATAATCTTTTTAGTTGACCAGTCAGGTTCTATGGCTGAAAAATATGCTGAAAATAAGAACAAGGCAGAATTTACCTCATTAGTCATAAACAGGACTATAAACGAGCTTGTAAATACTAACTCAGATGGTGAGAAGGTCAAGGACAGAGTATTTGTTTCAATAATAGGATATGGGGGCAAAGGTGGTAATTCTGTAGATGATGTAAGATCCGATTATTTAAGTTCATTCGCAGACAACCCACTAAGGATAGAAAAGCTTAAGAAGAAGGTTTCAGATGGGGCAGGAGGTTTGATTGAAATAGATGAAGAAATGCCAATATTTATTGAGCCGCTTGCAAATGGATTAACACCTATGGGAGATGCGCTATCCTTTGCTAAGCAACTGATTGAAGGTTGGTTACAAAAGAAACCAGAAAATCCAGCTCCTGTCATTATCAATGTTTCTGACGGAATGCCTTATAGTGGAAATAATGGAAATGAGCTTAATAAAGCTTTGACTGTAGCAAAAGAAATTATGGCTTTTCAGACAACTGATGGTAATCCATTGATTTTCAATGCACATATCGGTAATGGTGTGCCTGAATCCATGTTTGAAGATAGTGAAGCTGCGCTATATGATGATCATGCTAAATTTCTATTTAGTATTTCTAGCAGTATACCTGCAGCTTATAAAGCAGCGGCTGGCAAACATGGGTTAAGTGTTAAAGAAAATTCCAGAGGCTTCGTGTCCAACGCTAAACCTGAAACCCTTATTCAATTTATCAATTTTGGCTCTTCTGGTGGTTCAGATAGAATTGCATAA